Proteins co-encoded in one Quercus robur chromosome 8, dhQueRobu3.1, whole genome shotgun sequence genomic window:
- the LOC126695662 gene encoding uncharacterized protein LOC126695662, producing the protein MQRLKFKSMLSPTLQWSFSSSLPPLNFKPCSSLQYSPWSGLQAWRESPLNENRIWGPNGPQSLVLQSPSSAVDNCDSSIGSASSLAELGALVLSTSDPLTKSKLSHLAYSRWRRENLPLGLVSDPPSRPARPLKPELVSPKEIPTPKNSGLPLNAYMLHNLAHVELNAIDLAWDTVVRFSPFSEILGEGFFADFAHVADDESRHFGWCSQRLSELGFKYGDMPAHNLLWRECEKSSDNVAARLAVIPLVQEARGLDAGPRLVQRLVGFGDLRTSNIVARIADEEVAHVAVGVFWFVSVCQKMGRAPCSTFKDLLNEYNVELKGPFNYSARDKAGLPRDWYDTSSSKMQDKSDKQDKNEKLSLVYDRLASIISMESENSSLNRPPR; encoded by the exons ATGCAGCGtctcaaattcaaatccatgcTCTCCCCAACACTACAATGGTCCTTCAGCTCCTCTCTCCCTCCCCTTAACTTCAAGCCCTGTTCCTCTTTGCAATACTCACCATGGTCAGGTCTTCAAGCCTGGAGAGAGAGCCCTCTCAACGAGAACCGTATTTGGGGACCCAATGGCCCACAATCTCTTGTACTACAGTCACCATCTTCAGCGGTCGACAACTGTGACAGTTCCATAGGCTCTGCTTCCTCCCTAGCGGAGCTTGGTGCTCTAGTCCTCTCCACCAGTGACCCTCTCACCAAGTCCAAGCTTTCCCATTTGGCATACTCAAGATGGCGCCGTGAGAATCTCCCGCTTGGGTTGGTGTCTGACCCGCCTTCTCGACCTGCTCGGCCTCTCAAACCCGAATTG GTTTCCCCGAAGGAAATTCCGACCCCAAAAAATTCAGGTTTGCCTCTTAATGCTTACATGCTCCATAATCTTGCTCACGTGGAGCTGAATGCAATTGATTTGGCATGGGATACTGTTGTTCGGTTTTCACCCTTTAGTGAGATTCTTGGGGAGGGATTCTTTGCTGACTTTGCACATGTTGCTGATGATGAGAGTCGCCATTTTGGCTGGTGTTCGCAAAGACTCTCTGAGCTTGGTTTCAA ATATGGAGATATGCCTGCTCATAATCTGCTCTGGAGGGAGTGTGAGAAATCATCTGACAATGTTGCTGCGCGTTTAGCAGTGATCCCACTTGTCCAG GAGGCTAGAGGACTTGATGCTGGACCACGACTGGTGCAAAGATTGGTTGGCTTTGGAGATCTCAGGACATCTAACATTGTGGCTAGAATTGCTGATGAAGAAGTTGCACATGTAGCTGTTGGTGTATTCTGGTTTGTTTCAGTCTGCCAAAAAATGGGTCGTGCCCCTTGTTCCACTTTTAAAG ATTTATTAAATGAGTACAATGTGGAGTTGAAAGGGCCCTTCAATTATTCAGCTCGGGACAAAGCTGGCCTTCCTCGTGACTG GTATgatacatcatcatcaaaaaTGCAGGATAAGAGCGATAAACAGGACAAAAATGAGAAGCTTTCTTTG GTTTATGATAGGCTTGCTTCCATCATTTCTATGGAGAGTGAGAACTCAAGTTTGAATAGGCCTCCTAGATga
- the LOC126695664 gene encoding signaling peptide TAXIMIN 1 — MCSGDGECRPLGFLLGLPFAFLSLIISIIGLVIWIVGLLLSCICPCCLCVTVIVEMALELVKAPIHVMGWFTSQIPC, encoded by the exons ATGTGCTCTGGAGACGGTGAGTGCAGGCCACTGGGCTTTCTACTGGGCCTTCCCTTTGCGTTTCTCTCCCTCATCATCTCCATCATCGGCCTCGTCATCTGGATCGTCGG ATTGTTGCTGAGCTGTATATGCCCGTGCTGTTTGTGCGTGACCGTGATAGTGGAGATGGCTTTGGAGTTGGTCAAAGCCCCAATTCATGTTATGGGGTGGTTTACTTCTCAGATTCCTTGTTAA
- the LOC126696344 gene encoding LOW QUALITY PROTEIN: seed biotin-containing protein SBP65-like (The sequence of the model RefSeq protein was modified relative to this genomic sequence to represent the inferred CDS: deleted 2 bases in 2 codons; substituted 1 base at 1 genomic stop codon), whose translation MASEQTRRDNTSEEIEIHIKKDTVPKITSHFESLAEQAKESDNIETHVEGAKDERVSAAKAIGDVGGATHELACQFESLADKVKHEKESYQENEKEKNADEARGRNMVEVKEVEAREGQGGGQRGLYTVGKFEVIVKDEKGAEEAKGREGEAEKKDRSKEKSEEKRGVTETRSKEECHEERRGGAEMRSREEGYELGGDTKMRTKQECRVNRGDIEEGQEQKEQPSLEEIARFRATAQQNSMETLRAAEERYEMAKESLSQGVSATPEYAKEKAAQAKDTVVNTGLNATELAAEKAAQEKDKVVNTGRTATELAAKKAAQSKDTIKEKGAQTKDTIVEKGAQAKDTIQNTARAATEYATQKEAQAKDNVLNTSVAVKDTAAEKGAQAKDTIAEKGAQAKDTVLNTARAATEYATEKGAQAKDTVLNTSLAVKDTAAEKGAQAEDIVEKTSVMKDTAIEKGAQAKGYILEKSEVVKDTAVEKGAQEKDTIVITAKTAADYTALTTEKAKDYALHKAAEAKDTVVHAGETTAHYVEEKAVAAKDVTSETGKVAIDYAGKTAVEAKDRAAVAGWTAAHYSCEKAVEGTKMAARAVKGAAEYTGHVANELAVKPLSAAKDVVISTGESAKDYTARKKEEAQRELEAIRSAEREVCLYQYYIFTVAYFCGPFIFNQRLSSPHPEVDSENAYSRRKKKLHFRPPMVDTNVEFVAYQREDYKWDSQIQETKIEEKVEKEAKPSEKVNQGTFQGTQEQEHGXGGEEDGVIGETIVEIAQQTKQLVIGQDHAGTEDRGAYKSGSTTYGKKEQ comes from the exons atGGCTTCTGAGCAAACTCGCAGAGACAACACCAGCGAGGAGATAGAAATTCACATAAAGAAAGATACGGTGCCAAAGATTACGAGCCACTTTGAGTCTTTGGCGGAGCAAGCAAAAGAATCAGACAACATAGAAACTCATGTGGAGGGTGCTAAAGATGAGAGGGTTAGTGCTGCAAAAGCTATAGGAGATGTAGGTGGAGCTACCCATGAACTGGCTTGCCAGTTTGAATCTCTTGCGGATAAAGTGAAGCATGAGAAAGAAAGTTACCAGgagaatgagaaagagaagaatGCTGATGAAGCAAGGGGTAGGAATATGGTTGAAGTCAAAGAAGTTGAAGCTAGGGAAGGTCAAGGAGGAGGGCAAAGAGGGCTTTATACTGTGGGAAAGTTTGAAGTAATTGTCAAGGACGAGAAGGGTGCAGAGGAAGCTAAAGGCAGAGAAGGTGAAGCTGAAAAAAAAGATCGAAGCAAGGAAAAGTCTGAAGAGAAGAGAGGAGTCACAGAAACGAGAAGCAAAGAAGAGTGTCATGAAGAGAGAAGAGGAGGCGCAGAGATGAGAAGCAGAGAAGAGGGATATGAGCTAGGAGGTGACACAAAGATGAGAACCAAACAAGAATGCCGTGTGAATAGAGGAGACATAGAAGAGGGTCAAGAGCAAAAGGAACAACCTTCTCTAGAAGAGATTGCCAGGTTCAGAGCAACGGCGCAGCAAAATTCTATGGAGACGTTAAGGGCCGCGGAGGAGAGGTATGAGATGGCAAAAGAATCTTTAAGCCAGGGAGTGAGTGCTACACCTGAGTATGCAAAAGAGAAGGCTGCACAAGCAAAGGACACAGTCGTCAATACAGGTCTCAATGCAACTGAGTTAGCGGCAGAGAAGGCTGCACAAGAAAAGGACAAAGTCGTCAATACAGGACGCACTGCAACTGAGTTAGCGGCAAAGAAGGCTGCACAATCAAAGGACACTATTAAAGAGAAAGGTGCACAAACAAAGGACACCATCGTAGAGAAGGGAGCACAAGCGAAGGACACCATCCAAAATACAGCTAGAGCTGCAACCGAGTATGCCACACAGAAAGAAGCACAAGCAAAGGACAACGTGCTAAATACAAGTGTGGCTGTGAAAGACACTGCAGCAGAAAAGGGTGCACAAGCGAAGGACACCATTGCAGAGAAAGGTGCACAAGCAAAGGACACCGTCCTAAATACAGCTCGGGCTGCAACCGAGTATGCCACAGAGAAGGGAGCGCAAGCAAAGGACACCGTGCTAAATACAAGTTTGGCTGTGAAAGACACTGCAGCAGAGAAGGGTGCACAAGCTGAGGATATCGTAGAAAAAACTAGTGTTATGAAAGACACTGCAATAGAAAAGGGAGCACAAGCTAAAGGATAT ATCTTAGAGAAAAGTGAGGTTGTGAAAGACACTGCAGTTGAGAAAGGTGCACAAGAAAAGGACACAATTGTAATCACTGCGAAGACAGCTGCGGATTATACAGCATTGACCACAGAGAAAGCAAAGGACTATGCGTTACATAAGGCAGCAGAAGCGAAAGACACGGTTGTGCATGCAGGGGAGACCACTGCCCATTATGTTGAAGAGAAAGCTGTTGCTGCAAAAGATGTCACTTCGGAAACTGGCAAGGTTGCAATTGATTATGCTGGGAAAACAGCTGTGGAAGCAAAGGATAGAGCAGCTGTGGCAGGGTGGACGGCCGCGCATTACTCGTGTGAGAAAGCTGTGGAGGGAACCAAAATGGCAGCCAGAGCTGTTAAAGGAGCGGCAGAGTATACAGGTCATGTAGCTAACGAGCTTGCAGTCAAGCCATTGTCTGCTGCAAAGGATGTTGTTATATCAACAGGAGAGAGTGCAAAAGATTATACAGCTcggaagaaagaagaagctcAGAGAGAATTGGAGGCTATAAGATCAGCCGAAAGAGAGGTTTGTCTGTACCAATATTATATCTTTACTGTTGCATA tttttgtGGTCCTTTCATATTTAATCAAAGACTCAGCAGTCCGCACCCAGAAGTAGATTCAGAAAATGCATATTCaaggaggaaaaagaaattacatttCAGA CCACCTATGGTTGATACTAACGTTGAGTTCGTTGCTTACCAGCGAGAAGATTACAAATGGGATTCGCAaattcaagaaacaaaaatagaagagaaggTGGAAAAAGAGGCCAAACCGTCCGAGAAGGTCAACCAGGGAACCTTTCAGGGAACCCAAGAG CAAGAACATGGATAAGGAGGAGAGGAGGATGGGGTTATTGGGGAAACAATAGTTGAGATTGCTCAGCAAACAAAACAGCTTGTTATTGGGCAAGACCATGCTGGAACAGAGGATAGGGGTGCCTACAAGTCTGGCTCAACTACCTATGGCAAGAAAGAACAATAA